A portion of the Tenacibaculum todarodis genome contains these proteins:
- the obgE gene encoding GTPase ObgE — MTEGNFVDYIKIHAESGKGGGGSVHLHREKFITKGGPDGGDGGRGGHIIVRGDKNMWTLFHLKFKKHFRADHGGHGSASRSSGADGSDAVIPVPLGTIVRDADTDEILFEITEDQEEVILLPGGKGGLGNWNFKSSTNQTPRYAQPGIEGQEGWYRLELKLLADVGLVGFPNAGKSTLLSVITSAKPKIADYAFTTLKPNLGIVEYRDYQSFVMADIPGIIEGAAEGKGLGHRFLRHIERNSTLLFLVPADSDDIKKEYEILLNELKKHNPELLDKDKLLAISKSDMLDDELKEEIKQDLPEGIEALFISSVAQQGITELKDKLWKMLN, encoded by the coding sequence ATGACAGAAGGAAATTTTGTTGATTACATAAAAATACACGCAGAGTCTGGAAAAGGCGGTGGTGGATCGGTGCACTTACATCGTGAAAAATTTATTACCAAAGGTGGTCCAGATGGTGGAGATGGTGGTCGTGGCGGACATATAATTGTTCGTGGTGATAAAAATATGTGGACATTATTTCACTTAAAATTTAAAAAGCATTTTAGAGCAGATCATGGCGGACACGGAAGTGCAAGCCGTAGTTCTGGTGCAGATGGTTCTGATGCTGTAATTCCTGTTCCATTAGGAACCATTGTTAGAGATGCTGATACTGATGAAATATTGTTTGAAATAACAGAAGATCAAGAAGAAGTAATTTTATTACCTGGAGGAAAAGGTGGACTTGGAAACTGGAATTTTAAATCTTCTACAAATCAAACTCCACGTTATGCGCAACCTGGTATTGAAGGTCAAGAAGGTTGGTACAGATTAGAATTAAAATTATTAGCAGATGTTGGTTTGGTAGGTTTTCCTAATGCAGGAAAATCAACTTTATTATCTGTTATAACTTCCGCAAAACCAAAAATTGCAGATTATGCTTTTACAACACTAAAACCTAATTTAGGTATTGTAGAATATCGCGATTATCAGAGTTTTGTAATGGCAGATATTCCTGGGATTATTGAAGGAGCCGCAGAAGGAAAAGGTTTAGGACATCGTTTTTTACGTCATATAGAACGTAATTCTACCTTGTTATTCTTAGTTCCTGCTGATAGTGATGATATTAAAAAGGAATACGAAATTTTACTAAACGAGCTTAAAAAACACAATCCCGAATTGTTAGATAAAGATAAGTTGTTAGCAATCTCAAAATCAGATATGTTGGATGATGAATTAAAAGAAGAAATTAAGCAAGATTTACCAGAAGGTATTGAAGCATTATTTATCTCTTCTGTTGCCCAACAAGGTATTACTGAATTGAAAGATAAACTATGGAAAATGTTGAATTAA